The bacterium genome contains the following window.
AAGGCAAAATCCTTTCTTATGAGGCCCCTTTTGGTATTGGTTATTTAGTGGCAGACATTGAATTTAGCTAAAAGGGATTGATGTCAATTTTAAGTTTATCTGAAGAGAGGATCTTCTTTAATTTTAAAGAAGGCTCTTTTTTTAAAGTAGCAAGAATATAAGTAGTCTCTTGGTTAGCCAATTCATAGCAGGCTTTTATTTCCGGGCAGTTTTTGAGCTTTTTAATAAGGATTTTTCTTTTTTGGATATCTTTGGGAATTATCTTTATTTCTTTATAAAAAGGAAAAAGTTTGTGTTTTTTTCTGATTGCCAACCAGTGTTTAAAAAACCACTCAAAGTCAAAATGGAGTGTGGCTACAGTCAAGTAGTGTTCTGGGGTAAAAGTTTGGAGAACTTTCTTTTTGCCTTTACCTAAAGCAGAGAGTGTAAAATAGAAGGTTTTAAAAGCCATCATTGGGTCCGGCAGACTAAGCCCAATCTCGAGCAGGCTGACTATTGAAAGGTTAAACTTTGGTTCTAAATTTAAACCGGCGCTGGAAGCTACAATAATTTGGCCTGTGGGCTCTTTTTTTTCTCTGGTAAAAATGCTCACCAAAGCTTCAGGGAATAGTTGTTTGAGGTCGTATTTTATTCTTTCAAGGCCAAAAGAGTGGGTTTTGAGTTTTGGGCTCTGGCAAGTTGGGCAAAGAGCCGGAGGGAGAGCATTTTTTTCCGCATACATTGAAAATCCGCAGTCTTGGCAGAGAAAGAGTTTGGCAAAACCGAGGCGATTGTGAAATACAATAGCCTTTTTATCTTTTTTAATGCTCTTTTGTAAGGCTTGTTCAGTGTAAAATCCTATAAGATTGTTTTCTTTGTTCAAATCAACTAAGTGGACGGAGTTGGGTTTAAACACTTTTCTGAAAAATGTTCTTTTGTTTTTAGTTTCAAGATAGGTTTCTGGGTCAGGGAGGAAGCCAGAGAGAATGATTTTAATTTTTAGAATTTTAGCTAATTGTTTGGCCAAAAGGGTGGTGTTTATTTTAGGGTCTTGTTCTTGTTTAAAATTGGGATCAGCCGGGTCATTTACTAAGATCAAACGTAGGTTTTGAAAAGGCAAAAAAACCGCTTTTTGGGAGCCGATAAACACTCCCTTTTTGCTTTGGCGGGCTAAAACCCAGGCTTGGTATTCTTGGGTGCGAGTAAGGTTATCTAAGACTTTAGCTTTGAATTTTTTAGCTAATTTTTTAGCCAGCCAGTGGTTTAGGTTGGGAAAAAGGAGGAGAATTTGACCTTTTTCACTTTCATTTTCAATGAATTGAGAAAAAATTTTTTCTCTTTGCCGCTCGTCTGCTTGGTAAAAAAAGGAGGTGAATTTTTTTCCTTTTTTAGTTTTTGGCAGTGATACTGGTTCTTTAGTAGCCAGGCGTCGGGCAATTTGGGGCAATCCCCAGAAAATTGTTTTTCCTAAAGAAGTGAAGTAGTATTTGGCGGAAAATTCTGCGAGTTTAATTTGCGGTTCTTCTAAAAGAGGAAAGTAGTCAATAATTTTGCTAATTGGCTTGATTTTTTTTAAAGGAAAGTTTGGTTTGCTAATCTCTCTGAGGACAAAGCCTGTTAGCTTTCTCCCTCTGAAGTCTACTTCTACGAGAGTTTTGGCTGGGATTTTTTGTTTGTGTTTGTAAGTAAAAATATCTCTTTGAGTAGTTTTGGTGTTCACTACCACTTGGTAGAAATAAAGAGTTTTTAACTTACTCTTTTTCTTTGTATCGTTGGGTTTTGAAGACATAGAGATCGTATTTTTCTTTGGGTCCAATTTTTCCTTTTTTTAGGCAGATTGATAGTTGTTGATGAGGTGTTTTAATACCTTCAATGTCAGGTAAAAGTAGACCCATTCTTCCATCAGGGGTTTTTGCAATCAAGCCTAATTTTTTGGGGTTAAGTTTAGAGAATTTTGTTTTTTGGGGTGAGCTAAGCAAATCTACGCTGAATTTTACTTCACTAAGCTCTGCTTCAGAAAGAGGGGGAAAACGTGGGTCAGAGAAGGCAGCGCAAAGGGCGTTTTGACATAGTTCTTCCCAAAGAGTTTTTTTAACAGGAAAAATCGTGCCAATACAACCTCTTAAGTCATTATTTCTTTTGTGGTGCAAACTAACAAAACAGGCTTTGGGTTTTCTTAAGAAAGGAGGCAGTTTAGCAAAAGAGGGGAGAGATTGTTTTTGCAGAAAAGTTTTAACGACAAGACGGGCGAGTTTGGGTAAATCTTTCTGACTTAAAGAACTTATATCTTTCATACTTACAACTTAACTGAGCTGCTTTTCAAAGTAAAGTTAAGTTATCCCTTTTTTAGAGGCTGATGTCAATCTTGACCAGATTTTTTGTTTTGCTATGCTTTTAAGTACTATGTTGAGCGAATCTTTTCTTAATAAGCAGAGAGAAAAGCTTTTAAAGCAGCAGGAAGAGCTGCAGAAGCAGCTTAAGGAGTTGAGAGCCAAGAGAAAGAGAGGCAGAAGGTTTTTGGTAAGGTTTCCGGTTTATGGTCGCGATGTAGATTCTGATGTGCAAGAAGTTCAGGATTTTTCTGAAAATATCTCTTTAGAACGGCGTCTTTCAGAGCTTTTACGGGAAACCAAGATGGCTTTGCGTTTGCTTAAAAGGCGGAAATATGGATTGTGTTTAGTTTGTGGTAAACCTATTCCCCAAGCGCGCCTGAAGGCTTATCCAGCAGCTATTACTCATGCTGGTTGTAAAAAACCTCCCCGATTCTGGCATAAGATTTGGCGTTTTGCTAAAAGCAAATTAGTTAATAAAAAAAAGAAAAAGTGATTGCTATTTTTGCTCTTTTATCACTAATATCAGACCAGTTAGTAAAGTTTTTGTTAGAGAGGTTTTTGCCTGATTATGTAGTCATAACCTCTCAAACTTTAGTTTTTTCTAATACAGCGGCTGGAGTTATTAGTGTATTGTTTTTGGTTTTGCTTTTTGGCCTTTATTGGCGGGACAGGGATCTTATTGAGAGTAATTTGTGGGCGAGTTTGGGAATGGGTTTTTGTTTTGGCGGTGCTGTTTCCAATCTGGTGGATCGTTTAACTAGAGGAGGGGTGTTGGATTTTGGTTTGTCTTCTGTTAGATCAAATTTGGCTGATATTTTGCTTTTGGTTGGTTTATTTCTTCTTTTTGGCTTTTATTTTTCTCGTAAGGATACAGAGTCTGTTTAAGAAATCAGGTCAAATAACCACAGGGTTAGTTGGGAAATATAAGGAGTATGGGTTTCTAAGATATAAAGCCCAGCCAAAATTAGAATAGAAAGACTGATTGCTAAAATTAAAGGCTTGGGTTCCAGAACATAAAAACTATTTATTTTATTAGTTTTTGGAGAGGTTTCAATGCTATAGGCCTCTGGTTTTGCTTCGTTAATTTCTCCTTTGGCAATTTTTTGTTGCAATTCTTTGATTTTGCGCTGGATTTCTTGTTTGTTGATTTCTGTCATCAGAGTTATTTTAAAAACATAAAGAGGGTTAAGCAAGAGCAAACTATTATTTTGCTTGCTTTTTTTCTCATTTCTATCTATTATTTAATCTATATGTCTGATTTAGAGATCGCTGAAGTGGTAGTAGCGGTTTTGCTGGTTATTTTTGTGCTTTTACAGCAGCAAGGCACAACTTTAGGTGGTGCTTTTGGTGGGGAGAGTGTGGTTTATCATACGCGGCGAGGTATTGAGAAATTTCTTTTTGTTGGCACTATTATTTTGGGTTTAGCTTTTGTTATTTTAGCTTTGCTTAATGTCATCTACTAAGTTTTTTGCTTTCTTTTCTTCTTTTTTTCGTGTTTGTAGGAAGAGTGTCTTGCGGGTTTTGTTTTTTGGGGACCGCCTTTTGGCTAGTTTAACTTTCAAGGAAAAGAAATTGATTTTGGTGTTGCTTTTACTTTTTATTGTTCTTTGGTTTGCCAGAGGGATAGAGATTTTTAATGAGCTGCAACCAGAAGCGCCTGTTTACGGAGGGGTTTATAAAGAGGTTAGTTTTGGTAGTGTAGAGAACTTTAATCCTTTTTTTGCTGAAAGCAGGGTAGAGAAAGATGTTTCTCGCATTCTTTTCCTTTATTTAGTTGACTACAACGAAAAAGGTGAGCTAAAAGGGCAGATCTTAAAGAAATTTAATTTTAAAGAATCTCAGGGAGAACTTGTGTTTCGTTCTGATATTTATTGGCATGATGGCACAAAGGTTGGGCCTGATGATTTTTTGTTTACTCTTTCTTTGTTTAAAAAAGTTAAGGCTTTAGCTCTTTGGGGGAAAACTTGGAGCAAGATTAAAGCCAAAAAAGTTGCCTCTGATAAAGTTGTTCTTTCTTATTCTCAAGAAGAAAAAATAGAACCAAAGTTATTAAGGTTCCCTCTCTTGCCTGCACATTTGCTTAAAGATAAGGATTTGAGCCGTTTGCAAGGTTTCAACTTTAATCTTCAGCCTGTAGGAAACGGTCCTTTTAAGTTTGCAGGTATTCAAAGATTAAAAACAGGAGATTTGATAGTAAAGCTTTCGCGTTTTGATAGTTTTCCTTTTAAAAGCTATTTGAAAGAAATACAGATTATAGTTAAGCCATCAATAGATGAAGCCAGTTCTGCGTTTAAGTCTCTTCCTTTTTCAGGTTTAGGTCAAATGCTTTTATCAGAAGCCAAAGATTTTAAAGACAAAAAAACAACCTTTCATCTTGTTTCCCTTTCCCAGTACACAGCTGTTTTTTATAACTTAAAGAAGGAAAAATTTAAAGAGCTTAAGGTGCGTCAGGCTTTAGACAAAGCTATTGACAGGGAGAAAATTGCGGCCAATATTCCCTTTATTGAGCTAACGTCTCTTCCTTTGCCTGCTGGAGCCAAAAAGACAAAAACAGAGTTTGACACTAAAGAAGCTCGTTCTCTTTTGTCAGCAAAGAAGTTGGAGATCAATCTTCTTTACAGCGATTCTTATCCTTATAATGAAGTAGCTTCTTTGTTGGTTGAATTTTGGGAAAAGGCAGGGGTAAAGGTGGTTTTAATTCCAATGGATGAGCTTTCTTTAGCTGATAGGGTGTTTAGCGGTGATTTTGAAGCCGTGCTTTGGGCTGAGGCTATTGGTAGGGATTGGGATTTGAGTCGTTGGTATTCTCAGAGCGAATTGAACTTTTCTGGTTTTGCTTCGGAAAAAGTGGATAGATTATTGGCAGAGGCAAACAACAAGAGAGAAGAGAAGGTTGAAATTGCTGAAGCGGTTGCTTCAGACTATCCGGCAAGTTTTCTTTTTTCTGTTCCTTACATTTGGGCTACTCGGGGGGTAGGTGGGGCTTCTTTGAGCATTCAAGGGGATCAGCCTTCAGATAGGTTTAAAGAGGTGTCTCAGTGGTATTTAGCTCCTTCCAAGTAAGGAGTTCTTGATTGCGTTATATTTTGTTTGTAGAATAAAAAAGAGCTCTTATGGGTTAAGTTGGAAGTAAAGTTTTAAAATTTTAATTTTGTGCCGGGGTAGCTCAGTGGTAGAGCACAGGTCTGAAAAACCTGGTGTCGGCGGTTCGATTCCGCCCTCCGGCATAATTTATAAATTTAATTGTAGTTGTTTTGAGGTTTTTAGAGTAATAGTTGTTTAATTGGCGTGGTGGCCGAGCGGTTAGGCAACGGTTTGCAAAACCGTGTACCCGGGTTCAAATCCCGGCCACGCCTAATTAATTCCAAAATCTCGGGGTGTGGCGCAGTTGGTAGCGCACAGGGCTGGGGGTCCTGTGGTCGCGGGTTCGAGTCCCGCCACCCCGATAAAGAGCTAAAATTCCTTTTTTGCGGGCTCGAATCCTGTCTGCCCTGCCTGCCCTGACTGCCGTCAGGCAGGCGGCAGGCAGGGGTATACGCACAGGCCTGGGGAGCTTGGCGTTTTCCCCGCACCTTGTTACTAGAGTGTTTGTTAAGGTATTATTTTAATTATTTGCCCAGGTGGCGGAATTGGTATACGCACAGGCCTGAGGAGCCTGGCTCGTTTTCGAGCATGGGGGTTCGAGTCCCCCCCTGGGCATAGTTAGACAAAAGTGTTTGCCGAGGTAGCTCAATGGTAGAGCAGCCGCCTTGTAAGCGGCAGGTTAAGGGTTCAAGTCCCTTCCTCGGCTTAAGCTTATTTGTATTATTTTTTATGAATTCTTCTTTGTGGCTTAAAGCTTCATTTTGGTTTGATGCTCAACCTTCAGCCGATTTTTGGTTTAAAAAGCCCTCTTTGTATTTAGCTTTGGGAGTTTTAGTTTTTTCCTTTGTTTACTTGACTTTAATGTCTATTTTGTTTAAAAATAGCAAAGCACAGCGTATTTTAAGAGAGGAGATATTTTACTTTCTCTTTACTGTCAGTTTCTTGTTTTTGCTAGTGTGGTTTTTTAGAAGCCAAAGCGTGGCTTACTTGGGTTGCCCTTTTGCCTTTTTGTTAGTAGGGTTAATTGCTTTGGTCTGGATTATCTATCTAATTAAAGTGGTGGTTAAGGTTTTTCTGCCTCTTCGGAAAGAGGAGAAGGAGTGGGAGAGAAAAAAGAAGTATCTACCTCGGGCAAAAACTAAAAACTAATGATGCCAACAGCTGCTAAAAAAACTAAGACCAAAAATCTGCCGCTTTATGATTTATCTTTATTTAAAAAAGGCAGCAAACTTGAAGGTGTTATTTTTGCTATAGAGCAAAATCGGGTATGGGTTGATATTGAGGGAAAGTTTGTGGGCTTTGTTCCTAAACAGGAGGTCAGCGATGAAAAGGCAGTTGAGATTGGGAGTAAAGTTGAAGTTTCTGTATTAGAACCTTCGGATGATGAGGGTAATTTAGTTTTGTCAATGCGTCCGCTAAACAAAGATGAGGTTTGGGCTTATCTTAAGAAAGCTTATGAGGAAAATGAAATAGTTGAAGTTGAGGTGAGCCAAGCTAATCGCGGAGGCTTG
Protein-coding sequences here:
- the amrA gene encoding AmmeMemoRadiSam system protein A encodes the protein MKDISSLSQKDLPKLARLVVKTFLQKQSLPSFAKLPPFLRKPKACFVSLHHKRNNDLRGCIGTIFPVKKTLWEELCQNALCAAFSDPRFPPLSEAELSEVKFSVDLLSSPQKTKFSKLNPKKLGLIAKTPDGRMGLLLPDIEGIKTPHQQLSICLKKGKIGPKEKYDLYVFKTQRYKEKE
- a CDS encoding TraR/DksA C4-type zinc finger protein, giving the protein MLSESFLNKQREKLLKQQEELQKQLKELRAKRKRGRRFLVRFPVYGRDVDSDVQEVQDFSENISLERRLSELLRETKMALRLLKRRKYGLCLVCGKPIPQARLKAYPAAITHAGCKKPPRFWHKIWRFAKSKLVNKKKKK
- a CDS encoding signal peptidase II; this encodes MIAIFALLSLISDQLVKFLLERFLPDYVVITSQTLVFSNTAAGVISVLFLVLLFGLYWRDRDLIESNLWASLGMGFCFGGAVSNLVDRLTRGGVLDFGLSSVRSNLADILLLVGLFLLFGFYFSRKDTESV
- the secG gene encoding preprotein translocase subunit SecG, which gives rise to MSDLEIAEVVVAVLLVIFVLLQQQGTTLGGAFGGESVVYHTRRGIEKFLFVGTIILGLAFVILALLNVIY